Genomic segment of Diachasmimorpha longicaudata isolate KC_UGA_2023 chromosome 14, iyDiaLong2, whole genome shotgun sequence:
ATCTGTCAACACTTTAAACAATTCACGgatcgataattatttaatttgtgcCCACAAGTGGGATAACTCTGGACCGACCCAGTGCACCATCCGACCACGAGAATTGGGCGAGACTGAGCGCTTTGTTAGTCGTGGAGAGCTCACTCGGTTTCCTCGGATATAAGCGTGAGCTGGTGGAGTGAGGGCCTCCTCGGGTGCAACAGTGAGCCATAGAAATGTCCCCACTCTCACTTTTCGCTCATCAATGAAGTGGATGGGTAGGTGCACCGCGTTGTGCGCCTCACATGGAAtatgagggtttttttttatttaaaagaaTGAGGCGTCTGGCGGGTATCGTGGACTATCTCCTTAGTGAGGGGGTAATTGACTTAACCATTTCATGCGGGACAATGAGTTTTCAACTGGAAGCCGACATCACCGGAGTTCAGGACATTTTTATAGATCTATTCTAAACCCCCTATTTAAAATATCAAGTTAATATGTTATAATAAGATAAATTCTTTTCATCTCTTGGGAAATTTCTTGGGAAATTTCTGAGGGTTTCTAGCGGTGTAGTGATTCCAATTATTCCTTTAATTTTAACGTATTAGCAGAGGTTTTTATTGAACGCACGTGGTTCGAACTCGTGACCCCATTACATGGGCCttccaaatttaatttactgGAACAGATCGAGTGAGGACATTCAATCACTGTAACACGGAAATTAGATTTTGTTTGCAAGCTCCTGTAAACGAGGGATGGATTTTAGTACGTGCGATGTAACTCCCCGTTCCCCCCTGGGATTACCCTCAGTGAAACCCTTGAAATTCACGCTCACTCACTCGTAGTAAAGACAGTATTTCATCATTCCGTAATAATCTATAAAGTAACAAATCCACTTGTACAGAAGACTCTTTATTTCATCAttctctggaaaaaaaactatGTATTTACAGTCGATCTGGAGGGAACGTAAAATGTTGCATTTTCATGAAGTCCGTATGAGTTAtggatattttcaattcacaGAGTGGGGAAAGGGAATTTTCCCACACGCTTCCGTGGAAAATGGTGCCTTTCCGCACAACgtgacgaaaaatattttaaaaattcgtcGAGTCCCGTAAATTTGTCGGTCAGTTTATAACAACGAATTTGGTTgataatcattaatttaaaGAAATTGAATCAGCATTTGGCTGACGCGAAAATGGCCGAAGATGACAGAAAAATCtacaatgaataaataaataagaatcaaccgaaaattatttctttaatcaatcaatcaattaaaaataacgtATACGTCGTGTGATATGGATTAGCCGGCTAGTGATTTCAAGCTGAATTCATTAAACTCTCATTCTCGTCTGGGCATCTCATTTATTTAACGAAGGCTGGCAGAATCTTTTACGCGCCCACCAGATCATTGCCAGGGCAGCTGCCAGGAATGCTATTCCTGCGACAATTCCCATTGAAATTGCTCGGTTCCTACGATATGCCGGCACTTCCAGGGTGAATTGTTCACTAGTGGAAACATCTTCGGTCCTGGAAATGGCCGATACTTCGAATATATAGCTCGTGTCCTCTTCTAGTGTTTTAACTGCAAATCGAAAATTTAACgatgttaattttttattgagagaCAATTCCAAAGGTAAACGTCCAatgttcaattaaaatatcatTCCATTCGATTATGGATCGGAATAGAATAGTCAATGAACCTAAGTAAAATGTGTCGACGGTCTCGGCTCTCCCATAAAGTGTCTCCGCAGGATCCCGAAACCATCTGACGGTGTAACTCTTGATGATGTCCTTGTCGTCGACCGGTGGCTCCCACGTCACCAAATATCCCTCGCCAGTGACTTGAACTCGAACGTTTCGTGGGGGTTCCACATTCGCCTCCTCGTCTAGGCGACAATTACCAATGAAAAGGTGACTAGGATACATTCAGGATCAACAATAAAGGGAATATACCTTGTGTACTCCGAAATTCCGACGCTGAATTGCGATCCAGAGATCCTGGAAGTTATGATCAGTCCAGTTAACTCAATTCGATTACCGGATAAATCAAttgtattttattataatcctccagacaatattttttagtcAGAAAAAATGAGACTGAGTAGCGAAACTGTTTCtcagaaaaacaattttgctTTCAGACTACACAACTTCTGCTGTCGTCAATAAATAAAGTTAAACCTGTTTTAGTGTTCTGTGTTAGGACACGAATGCTCTTGCTGAACATTCCATCCCCGTGCTTATCCTGACTCAGAACCATAAACTCGTACTCTCGTCCTGGTGAGAGATTAGGAATTGTTGCTTCGGTTATCTTCTTCGATGGTATCTTCATTGTCTTCCACTCGGAGGTATCCGTGGGCCTGTACCTAATTTACCCACAAGGAAAAACCATTAACCagcggaaaaattctaaacaatCGATCCCCCAGCGattataaattcaattgaaaaatgagttGTTGTGGGGCCTTAATACTTGTTGGGTCTATATTTACGTCAATGAAGAGTAGTCTTACCAAACGGCGTATTCCATCTTGGGCCTTACGTATCCTGGGACCCAGGTTAGTGTCACCGAATTTCTACTACTGTTGGCATTCAGATTGTACGGGGCTCGCGGCGGTACATTGAGCACCATAAGTTCAGCATCAGCGACGATGGTGGCAGCCTCATTACTCGCTGCACACTGATAAAGTCCCCTGTCCTGCTCCTGAATTCTTTCGATGGTCAAATTTCCACCCCTTAGAATAGCGCGTTCCTGCGGGAGAGGTGAGCCGTCCTTCTGACCGAAGGCTGTGTTAGTTTtgttccaaatatttttttttctcatattatTTCAATCTCAAACGTTAATCAACTCAACTTATTAATTCATTCTCcattgttatattttttttattagtcaGTAAGTTTTGCTTTGAATAATTCACCTTGGAATTGTGAGGAATGTTTATTTCACGGATGGTACAGCAGAGAATAGGATCAGTGAGTGACTGGCAAAATTCTCGACTAAAGGTATCATTGGAGATCATCACTCAACCGTAAAAAGTTATATTAAACGGAAAACATACTTTAAACCAGACGATTGTTGGCCGTTGGGACTGATCACCGTCACGAGCGTCGCAGGGAATTTCCAGGCTTTCGCCGAGTTTTCGCATGTAGAGACGTTGGGGGGTTACTGTGAATACAGGGGGTCTCTGGACGATCTGAAAAATTTTGGGGCCAGTAAATGATAGGGGAATTCATTATATGCGCAAATCTTcagcataaaaaatttttttgcactGGCAATTCAATCATTATTCAGCGTTAATTTAAAGCACAAATCGGCATTCAGCATTTGCAATGAGATTGGTGAATAATGGGCATCAACTGGCAAACTGGGGTCTCAATGATCTCTCTATTTGTCGAACAATGTGACTATTTATATGTTCATAAATTTACCACTGAAATTGAAGGACTGGGGCCCTCGGTACCAAGTTCATTATATGGTGTGCAACTGTAGCTTCCGGAGTGGGTTTCGTCGACTTTGCTGAAGTATAATGAACCATTTCTCCGATAGAATACACCGGGGACGTTGTAAGGGTCGAAAAGAAATCCGTCTTTCTCCCACCGTAAATTTGTCAGCGGGGGATTCGCCCGAAAGTGACAGTCCAGTAGGGCTGATTTACCATAAGGGAGGAATACTTCTCGTGGGGCATAAATGACCTTGGCCTTGTctgaaattcattttaatcagttaatggtaatttgcaattttttaaacgtttttgAATGACGGAAATTACATTGAACATTCAAGAAGGCTGAGGCTGATTGCTGATCTCCAAGGACATCAGTTACCACACAAGAATATTCTCCCAAGTCACCGATTGCTGCAGGACTTATTATCAATGTGCCATTCTCATTGACTGTTATTCTACCTCTGAGATcctgaaaaaatcatgaaaattaaactGCAAAAATTTTAGTAGCTCATGAGAAAGGgtttaacaataaataatttccagtAAGTgacgaagaaatattttttcgtcgGGATTATCCACTACCTCAATCTGCTCGATCTCAAGACCATCCCTTAGCCAATTAACGACAGTGCTACTGTCCTTTGCAATACACTCAAATTCCACAATCTCGCCCTCCATTGCTGTTCGATTAACGGGGGGTACAGCGAGAAGATTTTCACCTGCAACATCGTCGCCCGGTTGCGACACACCTGGGTTAAACAATTTAACGAGTCTGTCCTATTTACGGTTAGTACAGTGAACGTAATTCACAGGTTTCATTCAACTCAATTAACATGTTATTTCCTCTGACGTGAGTCATTCACTGAAAAGTTCTGCATAATTTTGAGGGGAAAATGCGAAGCAAAATAGTCTTATTAGGTTTATTAAATCTAATATggggaattatttatcaaGTGGGCCACCCCTTTTCACgctataaattaatttcggtCTCCTCTGGcgtgatttatattttttttcactctccaGATTTTTCCGAAtggccaattttttattaaatcatcCACAAGGAGCTCGGACAGGAAaactttttgttattttttctgtaCAACAATTTCTATTGACTGCGTCAATAAATGGATTTAATTGGTAAAGTCAGCTGTTAATACCTTCGATGCTGAGATGAAACCAGGTGCCATTATTCCTTGAACTGGGGGATCTGTCTGGAAAAACAACCTTGCACTCGTACCATCCCTGATCACTCTCCCTGATATTCGTGAGGTTAATGCTCCCATGTCCATAATCACTGGATAGATTGTCCTCGAGCAAGTGTATTCTACCTGAATAGTCATCAGCAATGGATAGTATACTATTCGCCTTCTCATTGCCCGGTACTTCGTACCAGGAGAATACAGTTCTTCCCTATTCGaataagaattttcattttttacggtTTTTCCAGCAAATACTCCCTCTCCAGCCCCAGCAAAACAGAATAAATCACTTCCACTTGGAAACCACCCCCGACAGTCGATTAATGTATCAGATTTTTTGCAAACCATTCATCGATTCATTGGCAATTGGTTTTGAAAGCTCTTCGGAAGGTCATAATAAAAAGCTCGATTTATTTGATTCGTCAGGTAACTCACGCCTTTGGTCCAGACCCTTTAGGTTTAAAAATAGCTTTCTGGCTTTGACCCTAgggttaaataatttattctgtttCACCAGTTCATTACTACATTCGTCGGAAGATTGAAAAACaggttttttattgaatgtctCGAGTTTGGGGGATTTGATACCTGTTGGAGACCGTCTGGCTCCGATTTCTCATATGAGGATCATAGAATAATATTTAAATCGTCTAGGAAATTTTATCGGGTCTTTTAGATCATATTTATTACCGGAGAACTCCGGACTGAGCGATATGAAACATGAAATAAGATAATTCTCagctaaaaaatttatttaatgcaATTACAACGGAAAAAATAGTCCAGGAAGAAATCAAGTGGGGAAATCACGAGAGTAACTCGAGTTTCATAGTTAAAGAGTCACATAATACCCGTTCATTGTCCCATTAACAGTGACAACACTTGAGGCTGCACGCAACCAGCATCTGCAGCACTTACTGTACATGCAGATTAGGGAAGACTATATATGAGGTCTGTCCCGGTTAATCTAATGGGGGATTCTAATCGCTCATCATTCAGGACATTCTGCATCATTATTAAACCCATTGCTACCGGTGACAATCAGAGTGTCTTCCTGTATACTGATTGTCATGAGGAAAACAAAGTGAATGAGACTATTCGACGAGGACAATTTTCTGTGGAAGATCTTCGACGAATCTTGAGAAAAACCATCGAAGGATCttcggaaaataatttttatttattttatttcattcgaggagggagaaaaataaataaaattaaaaaattaaaaaaaattttccagcgGATTGACTgggttgtttttttataaaatttcatggTACGGCTGTTAATTATGGGAGACCTTGGACCATTACTTACTTCCCTGTTCCATGTTAAAATGTAAGGTATCGGTATCTCATGGGGAAAATCAAGGTGGCAGTTGAACACTACGTATTCTCCAATAGAAGCTGTAAAATTCTTGGCGTCCTTCTCCTCCTCCAGAAGCATTCCATATCCCAGAGCTTCACAAGCCcgacaaatgaaaattctctaTGAATAACTTgatcaaaaaaatcaaacgatTTACCcgtacaaaaaaattctatcatcTCACACCGAGAGGAATCGATGGTGTGGCAATTCTTTCGAAACCCGCCATTGAAACGAAAGTCTTGTTTTCGATTTAAATGTTTCGCCGTCGAACTGACGACCCTGAGAATTAAAAACCTGGAGGAGTGCGTTCAAGGGCACCTGCCCTTGAGACAAAcccatcaaaatttatttgaatctcACGACAAATCACTTTACGAATTTATTCcctttatccaaaatttgtaTCCCATGAAATTTGGAAAGACAAAAATTGTCTCCGATACTTCAACGAATCTCTCAATGACTCTCCAGATCAATCAGCTGTCCTTGAACGCACACCTACGCCCTTGATGCACATTAGGGATTTCTCTCGGTGTATCAAAACCCTTTCCCATTACCTGAATAGCAGGCGCACAGGACAGCGAGTCCTCTGGCCCATTTTCCGGCAATTGGGGCCCGAAAATCCATCGTCACTCGCCTTTACCCCCAAAAGTACGTGAAAATCTCCAGGAGCAAGTGTCAGGCCCACATCTGCACCCACTATCACCTTCACTCTCACAATCACCCACCTGGGCCGATGACTCCACTCAAATCATTATTCCCATCTCAAAATTCAGTCTCCGACCCcggaaaatggaataaaaaaaatatatcagaaGACGCGCGCTCTCATATCAAATTTTCCCGCTGATTCGTCGGTTTTCTATCGTTTGAACAATTACAAATGAACCAATTAATGAACTCGTGGCGCAATTACTGCTGGCAGTGATTGAGCGAAACTTTATGATGAGAATTGACCGTTAGCTGCGTCCAGTAGCGCGAAAAAGTCGTCAGGATGGACACGGAGTGGCTCTCTCGGAGTGATCGAGGAGCGGTGGAGATAAACCAAGTAATTGTTGCACTCGTCCGCACTCAAGCGGATACAAAATCGTGACAAGACAAGGGTGGGGATGGAAATTAATTCTGATACATTTTGTGGGCTTGCCCCCATACAGGGCCCACCATTGTTGGTGAGGGCGCGGTGATTACAATCAGAATTGGGACAGATGATTCAGGTGTTCATCAGCAGATGagaataattgtgggatttttttttcggagaaTTTCAATCGCCAAACTGCGACGAGAGcggaaatttaaaataatcatgACTCAaaggataaataaatattgtaaaaaacgtatgtaataataaatttatgatcattaatcaaataataaaatgaaatattcacttCATTGAActctttcgtaatttttaccgaatattgttttgactgagagattacggaacagtcacGTCATTTCTGAAGAGTTTTTCTCCCCGTGTGCTTCACTTTTGCGGGAAAATTACGGAgctggagaatttttccagCTTCAGCGCTAGTTCTTCCGCGTAGGGGAACCAAAAAGTCGGTAATTAAAGCCCTGATATTGAAAAATGTGAGCAGCCCACTGGTCATCATTCGCGTGGGTGACCTCAAATTACGTCACATCCGTCCCTTGGACGCATTAGCAGACTGCCCACAAGCCCACACAACCTTGTCACGTTGTTGAAGATAATAGATCCATTCGCATGGATCACGAACGTGGATTGAACGTGCACGGGACACTGGATATACATATAATGCGTTCCTAACAGAGGAGACGAAGCTTGAATATATTACCTTATCAAATCAAATACACGAGGACTGACATGTGCATTTCCTATGGGGATTCTCGTCCACCATTCAAAGAGGGGGGAAATTAGTATGCACGGGTCATTCCCACCTCGAATCATTAGCGATGAttagggatttttatttttgtatgtGAGTCCCACAAAAAGGATCTGAATTAACTGCAAACTCTCCCGGGAGAAATTGCGCAATTTTCCCGGATTTCCGCTAAATTCGCATCCGATTTCTCCTACACGTGGGGATTGGAATTCTGTCTAGGGCTCGTAATGGGATTTTCTGGGAAATTTCGCCCCCCGGTTGAGAGGGAAATTTATCGAGGCGACCgattgttcaataaaaaattgtaatttccgTTAGCCACGATATTAAATACAAAAACGGGTTAATATCAATATTTGATGCCGAGGACATCAGGTTTTGGCCGGAATATCGGATTCGTTGGGGCCTTGGAATCGTGCTGATTACACGTTTCCGAGGATGATTGAATGATCGAATTACGCGTCTAGGCACGGTTTTATTATACACGAAGTGAGAAAGAGGTAATAATAAGGGCATCAAGCCACAAATGAGTCACAGACGTTGACGTTTATGGAGGCAAGGTAATTTGGGATATTAGTTTTTTCCGCTGCACCCCCGCCCCACTCAGGAAGCGAGATATGACAAAAATTATCGTCAAATACGAGTCAAAGGATGGGAAGATCGTCATCGATCATGACTTTTGCGGGGAGGGAAATTTGTTGTACTTTCTGGGGGTATACAAAGCTAtgacaattgatttttcgCGATCTATTGAacgattgatgaatttttgatcAAGATCGGcgataaaaatcgaaatatcTGGATTTTTTaccctgaaatatttttacaaatcgATACTCCCACCCCCCAGAACCGACGGTGGTGTCTTTTTTCGCCGGGTCACTACTAATATGGGGATGAACCGAGGCTTTAGTCTTTATGCTTTGCTAAGTCACCGGGGAAGTACCTCCGGGGACGTGCGCGGCGCTGGTACTGTATGTGTTTCGCCTCTGTAAGACAGGGGTCGCCACATACAGAGACAGGGAATTTACAAGTAGTGAGATCTGTGTGTCAGGGTTAGAACGTATGTGTTGCAGCACCGCGCACGCGGTCCCCAGGTAGTTGTCCAGTGATTGGGCGAAGGACATAAGTTGAAGGAGGGACTTACGTCAAGGTCAGTCCTGACCTCAGCGGTGAGAGCCGGCTCCGTCGACTCTGGCGGCTGGTGAGCTGATGACCGCCCGGATATGGGGTCAATCCATCGATTAtctttgatgaataaaaaattgaaataaaatacgaAGACGTAAACAAATCAAAAGACTAGTAAATCAGAATTGACATTAAAAATGGTAATGGCATTCCCAAATCAACAATTTAGTTCTCGGGAAAATatctggatgaaaaaaaaaaccaccaaaTGTCAATTAGAagtagaaaattatatttcacaataaaataaaatcaatcatCAGCCAAAAATGAAGAGCGTGAAGAAAATAATGGTACGGTAACCAGAAGATTTAGCAATTCACGTGTGTCCCCTTgagatcttttttttttcccttctaaCTACATATATCTACACTTGACTTATCAGACTACTACTTGCCTAAACAGAGTAGGGACCAATGACGTGAATAAAAACGGCTCATGGCCCCCAAACAGATTATCCGTCGTAATCCTCACGTCTCcccattttatttctcaccATTGTCCCGAGAATTTGCAAGCAAAATACTTTGTCAACCGTagccattgaaaaatttaaaactaaAATCATTGAAACTTCCGATCAGTGATTGGAACAATAACTGGAATAATCCCgacattaaacattaaattggCAAGATCGATATTTccctaaaaataataatctcaaTAAAGGACGACTAAATAATccataaaaaatcgtaaaaattaaaattgcacGCAAAGTATCGGGACCACGTTGGACCATCAATAcgaataatcaaatatattattatagtTAACTatgttttaataataataagtaTGATACAACGGCAATTGGCAATAAATCGACAATGAACAGTCGTTaatgccatttttttcatattaaaaacacatcgtcattattttttttcttccctgcTTCCGTCGTCTCGTTGATTAATACGCTACAGGCTATATCGTTACGATTTacaatatcaattaattatcaaattattaattcagtTATTAGAATTACTTTAGAATATTGGTACTCTTGTGTTTTTCCTCttgttcctctctctcactctctctctctctctcgttttTTCGCTCGGTCTCTTTCACGTTCTTTCATCCCTTGCCTCGTTACTTcgttaacatttttttgtttatctatcaattatttaattcgtCACTCGATAGTCACATCCTTGCATTCCCATTTTCACAGTGCTCTTGCATTCttgccgttttttttttcttcaatttcctcAGCCGTTTTACAGTTAATAATACAGTATTTCATTGACTGCATCATTGTGCTTATCGCAGCGTacagttttttaaattgtgtAGGACCCTTACTAATCTTcctttatcattattattttttttctgttacgtatttatatatatgtatagtattttcttttaatataaataaaatgtttgtactatatgaaaagaaattaaaatgcCTGGAGAAGGGGGTGAGAGCAATTGTTATTCGTTAATTAGTCTATCTTAAgagtgtaaataatttttttttatacaaaaattatcgaatttaaGAGGTACATTCGGTGGtgaattgaacatttttcaaatcatAGAAATTATAACGTGAATTATCTCTCACTCTCACCACCAACTCCGCGTAATGATTGTAATTACAATGCGTTTGGTGAGACTTTAGGTGGGATATTTGAAGAATAATTaagtttcatttatttatgcgTGTCGAAGTGCGCATAGTTATCATCATTTAATACACAGCATTCATTTCGCAGGTCAGCCTCTCAACGTTCAAAATAAAGTCGTGTGAATTGTGGGAAGAggagggaaattaattttaaaggaCTTTAAATACTCAgatccacttttttttataaacaaaaacattACAAAGTGACTGAGCCATGAAACGTGAATTTGGAATTAGTGTAAAGGTGATCTGCGATTCAAATAATTGTGGACTTTGTTTCAAGCATTTCTCTCGGTGCAGAACAGTATGtccgagaaaaataaataaattcaatatccAATTGCCCAATTTTTTCCCACAATTCACCCGACATGTCAAGAACACCTGGACGAATGTCATTGTCAAATACTGATTATCGGCCATgtaatttataaacaattcaTAAGTACCACGAtgtttttctcattaaaataaCTAAACAAGATGA
This window contains:
- the LOC135169224 gene encoding protein borderless isoform X2, which codes for MDFRAPIAGKWARGLAVLCACYSALGYGMLLEEEKDAKNFTASIGEYVVFNCHLDFPHEIPIPYILTWNREGRTVFSWYEVPGNEKANSILSIADDYSGRIHLLEDNLSSDYGHGSINLTNIRESDQGWYECKVVFPDRSPSSRNNGTWFHLSIEGVSQPGDDVAGENLLAVPPVNRTAMEGEIVEFECIAKDSSTVVNWLRDGLEIEQIEDLRGRITVNENGTLIISPAAIGDLGEYSCVVTDVLGDQQSASAFLNVQYKAKVIYAPREVFLPYGKSALLDCHFRANPPLTNLRWEKDGFLFDPYNVPGVFYRRNGSLYFSKVDETHSGSYSCTPYNELGTEGPSPSISVIVQRPPVFTVTPQRLYMRKLGESLEIPCDARDGDQSQRPTIVWFKDGSPLPQERAILRGGNLTIERIQEQDRGLYQCAASNEAATIVADAELMVLNVPPRAPYNLNANSSRNSVTLTWVPGYVRPKMEYAVWYRPTDTSEWKTMKIPSKKITEATIPNLSPGREYEFMVLSQDKHGDGMFSKSIRVLTQNTKTGSLDRNSASEFRSTQDEEANVEPPRNVRVQVTGEGYLVTWEPPVDDKDIIKSYTVRWFRDPAETLYGRAETVDTFYLVKTLEEDTSYIFEVSAISRTEDVSTSEQFTLEVPAYRRNRAISMGIVAGIAFLAAALAMIWWARKRFCQPSLNK
- the LOC135169224 gene encoding protein borderless isoform X3, coding for MDFRAPIAGKWARGLAVLCACYSALGYGMLLEEEKDAKNFTASIGEYVVFNCHLDFPHEIPIPYILTWNREGRTVFSWYEVPGNEKANSILSIADDYSGRIHLLEDNLSSDYGHGSINLTNIRESDQGWYECKVVFPDRSPSSRNNGTWFHLSIEGENLLAVPPVNRTAMEGEIVEFECIAKDSSTVVNWLRDGLEIEQIEDLRGRITVNENGTLIISPAAIGDLGEYSCVVTDVLGDQQSASAFLNVQYKAKVIYAPREVFLPYGKSALLDCHFRANPPLTNLRWEKDGFLFDPYNVPGVFYRRNGSLYFSKVDETHSGSYSCTPYNELGTEGPSPSISVIVQRPPVFTVTPQRLYMRKLGESLEIPCDARDGDQSQRPTIVWFKKDGSPLPQERAILRGGNLTIERIQEQDRGLYQCAASNEAATIVADAELMVLNVPPRAPYNLNANSSRNSVTLTWVPGYVRPKMEYAVWYRPTDTSEWKTMKIPSKKITEATIPNLSPGREYEFMVLSQDKHGDGMFSKSIRVLTQNTKTGSLDRNSASEFRSTQDEEANVEPPRNVRVQVTGEGYLVTWEPPVDDKDIIKSYTVRWFRDPAETLYGRAETVDTFYLVKTLEEDTSYIFEVSAISRTEDVSTSEQFTLEVPAYRRNRAISMGIVAGIAFLAAALAMIWWARKRFCQPSLNK
- the LOC135169224 gene encoding protein borderless isoform X1 produces the protein MDFRAPIAGKWARGLAVLCACYSALGYGMLLEEEKDAKNFTASIGEYVVFNCHLDFPHEIPIPYILTWNREGRTVFSWYEVPGNEKANSILSIADDYSGRIHLLEDNLSSDYGHGSINLTNIRESDQGWYECKVVFPDRSPSSRNNGTWFHLSIEGVSQPGDDVAGENLLAVPPVNRTAMEGEIVEFECIAKDSSTVVNWLRDGLEIEQIEDLRGRITVNENGTLIISPAAIGDLGEYSCVVTDVLGDQQSASAFLNVQYKAKVIYAPREVFLPYGKSALLDCHFRANPPLTNLRWEKDGFLFDPYNVPGVFYRRNGSLYFSKVDETHSGSYSCTPYNELGTEGPSPSISVIVQRPPVFTVTPQRLYMRKLGESLEIPCDARDGDQSQRPTIVWFKKDGSPLPQERAILRGGNLTIERIQEQDRGLYQCAASNEAATIVADAELMVLNVPPRAPYNLNANSSRNSVTLTWVPGYVRPKMEYAVWYRPTDTSEWKTMKIPSKKITEATIPNLSPGREYEFMVLSQDKHGDGMFSKSIRVLTQNTKTGSLDRNSASEFRSTQDEEANVEPPRNVRVQVTGEGYLVTWEPPVDDKDIIKSYTVRWFRDPAETLYGRAETVDTFYLVKTLEEDTSYIFEVSAISRTEDVSTSEQFTLEVPAYRRNRAISMGIVAGIAFLAAALAMIWWARKRFCQPSLNK